The sequence ACTGCAGCAGCTAACAGGTACACTGGCTGTGGCTGTGTTCACAGCAGCTCTGGGGTCTCTGCAGTATGGATACAGTCTTGGAGTCATCAATGCACCCCAGAAGGTAGTGAACGCTCTGCTCTAACATCAAAAAAGGCATCTTTCCCCCTGTGTCTTCATGATGCTAAATTGCTACTGATTAAACCCCTTTTCTTGACTGTTAAGTTAAGCTTTActgtcttttgcttttatttatctatttatttcagGGTTCATCTGACGGTCTGTCAACCACTTTCAAAGTATAGTGCTTTATTGGCCATAGGGTAAAACAAGTTGTAAAGATGATTCTGCCTTGCTGAAAAGCAACAGATGTGCcactttaaatgtgtaaaagcCATCCAGTTGTGTTTTGGTTATAATTGAGAGTAATATAAAACTGATATTAGTCTTCATAATGTGTCCATGTATGTGTGTCCCAGGTCATTGAAAGGCATTATGCCCGATCCTTGGGATTGTGGTCAGACAGATCTGCGCTATCAGAAAACAGCACAGAGGAAACAGACTCCCCCGGTGTGGAGCGACACTCTGCTGTGGTCATGTACTGGTCATTGTCAGTGGCAATCTTCTCCATTGGTGGCATGGTATCTTCTTTCCTGGTGGGATTTGTGGGAGACCTGAAAGGGAGGTgagacaggaaaaaataaaataacattaacgCTATGGGATGAATGACAGATAGAAgcaaaaaaaggacaaaaaaaaaaaaaaaaaaaaaaaaaaaacccaactaTTCCTGGATTGGTATGGAAATATAAAACCCCATCGCCTGGTGTGCATGCTATTACCAACAAtccctcttttttgttttgcagggtgAAGGGCATGTTAATGGTAAATGTTTTAGCTGTAGCAGCTGGATTGTTGATGGGTCTTTGCAAGATGTGGAAGCCCCACATAATGGTCATCTCAGGCCGAGCTGTTATGGGCTTCTACTGCGGTACATTAAATTCCATGCTTTCACCTTCAATTAATAAAGTGTAATTAAACAGATGAAAGAAAGGAATCATTTCCATATTTTAACAAGTGAATGTTTAAGTCTATTAGCTTACAATGTGTGTTTCAGGGTTGACATCTGGGTTAGTACCTATGTACATAGGAGAGATTGCACCCAAAGCATATAGAGGTGCTCTTGGAACTTTACACCAGCTTGCTATTGTCATTGGCATCCTAATCAGCCAGGTGAGTCACTAtcaaacacatatacacatgcatAGTATcatctttacattaaaacacacataacgtaactcagctgtgtgtgtgtgtgtaggttaTAGGCTTGGACTTCATACTTGGTAATGATGACATGTGGCCCCTGCTGCTTGGTCTGTCTGGTGCTCCAGCAATATTGCAGTCCCTTCTGCTGCCTTTATGTCCTGAGAGCCCTCGATATCTTTACATCCTACTGGGCAAGGAGGAAGAAGCCAGAAAAAGTAAGAATTCCATATGCTCACAGATTTTCTATATGTTATTTCCTACTATGTTGTCTTATATCTAAACACTATTAATTTGGGGGAAAACATGAGGTAATGAACATTTTATAGTTCTCATCTGCTAATTTTAAGACAATATTCAGTAGCTGGTTAGCTTAGCTAAACACAAATACATGAGACAGAGGGAAAAAGCTAGCctgaatgaaagaaattaaCTTTAGACATTTCTCAAACTCACTAAGATGTTAAATCATATTAAACCTGAACTAAGTTTTTAAGATGAAGCCCCCCCTATaataaaaatccagttttcAACCATACTGGCATgttcattcattgtttttaaagtgttataacaacacaaacaactaTTAGTGCTTTGGTTGACTTGAATCTAAATAGCACAACTTACAGTCTTGGAAAGGCAGATCACACTGTCCACatatttcatataaatataaatataaaagtttgCAGAGTGGGGGCTTTACAGTTAATTTACATATACttaatgtatgaaatgtgcaCCTAGCATAAGTTTGGAACAAAGGTTTGACCAAGCAAAGGTGCAAAAGACAGGTGCGTAGTATTTGTGGCAGGTGCAGATGTGAGCTGGGCCACATTGGCATTTTTAATAGATCTGTTTAGAGAATGTGGAGGCATGTGTTACATGATGGGGTGAGAGCACCATCTTATAAGGAATCATTTCCTATTTCCTCCATTTACAAGCATTGTAACCTGGTTGGAGTTGGTTTGATGGGCTAAAAACcagagaagagatggaaaaagaaaggaaaataaacatggATCTCAAGACTAACTGAAATACTTTGTTGAATAAAAGATCTGCAACAAACAAGTCAGTATTGTGCCAAAATTTTGTCCTCTGCAGAATCCAACccatttttattaagtttattaaTGCAAGCCAATTAtaatactttttaatatttctggcgttagtttatttaactgaataacAGATTTTATGAATCATTATATTGACAataaagatgtgttttattactaaaacaaaaacacacactataGCATCTAAGCTACATGAATCACAACATCAGTctgaagtttttctttcctctttgtctttgaaatcttgcaaacatatctattttttgtttattttttgtttagttaagaaagaagacaaaaatgaaaGTAATATTTATCAgatgaaaaaagtcattttaactactttaaatcaaataaaggatttaaaaatgaatactGTCATTGCACTTGAGTGGTTTCCACAGCTGACTGCATTCATTCTGCATTTGCAAGGTCTGCATCGTCTAAAGGGGGCGTATGATCCAACTCCTGATCTGGAGGAGATgcggagagagaaagaagaggcaGACAAAGAACCAAGGGTCTCTATTCGTTCTTTGGTAGGTCTCAATACATGCAAGTCATTTAATGTTATTACTTCCTAATAATATAGTTTAAATGTAAGGGTATAATTTGTGTACAATTTTGAACAGCACCTTTGAATAACATCTCATTTGTCAAggtcttttaaaggaaaattgtTGGACAGCTTAAAGCAGCACCTATAACCCTTGTAACACACCACTTGTCAATAATATGCCTGTTATTGCAACATAACAGTGTTACAAAatgtaagcacacacacacacaccctttgaACTACCCAGAATAAGCTGTAACTAAAGATTACAAACAGTGACTCATATTATAAATCCTTGGTTAAATCTGAGATATAATAACTTTCAAGTACGAAAGATTATCATGGAATTGACATAAacactgtttttatatttttatatttaggtAATTTCCCGCATGGACATCAGGCTATCTCCTGTGTAACATTAACACTCTATTTTGCACAAACTGCTGTTATTCACATTTCCTGCTGTAATTATaccctgtttgtttttaaatgtttcctttgaacacacttttctttttttccttcacatCTGTGTTCAATCAGATAATTCCGGCTCAACTATGCCGTTAATCATTACACATCACTCAGTTTACGAactctgtttatattttttattgctaGATTGTCTATTCTCTTGTACTCAAGCATTTCAATCATTTCACGTCTTCATTTTGAGCCTGTATTTCTTTAACATTGCCTGATTTTACACTTTGTTGCCTACATGTGCTTATGtagattttctgttgtttggaaTTTTACCCGTCTTGTGTCCACTGTTGGAGTCCTTCCCTGCCAAAACTATTACAGTTCAACAAAAAAATGGATTTGCATTCTGATTTGTGTTTTAGAAAAACCATTTGACAGTATTTTACTGTCATTCCTTTTCCCAGATCTTCTCCTCTGTTTATAggcagcagctgtttgttgCCCTCATGATGCACCTCTCCCAACAGTTATCTGGCATTAATGCGGTGAGTGGCTAAATCCCTTTTAAGTTCTGCCTTTCTCTACGTCAGTATTAATGAATTATCTTAATAGTAATAATGAATTTGAACTGATTTATTAGACAAACTTAGTGTTTTTGCATTAAGCCGTGTAGCTCTGTTTAAGCCTACAGTGGCGAATTATCTCcttatttattgttattcttAATCAATCACAAACGGTTCTTTTACATTTAAGTTTGTATTTTggaaaaatctacatttttacttcttttgctttttcctCCAGATTTTTTATTACTCTACAGACATCTTCTCACAAGCTGGCGTCAGTCAACCAGTCTATGCCACTATAGGAGTTGGGGTCATCAATACAGTCTTCACTATGGTGTCTGTGAGTATCTAAACACAAGACACATACAAATGAACATAAACTGGGAAAATGCACTAgcatttattgttctttttataACCCCTTATAACTGATTCAGTCCTCCACAGTCCACCATCACTTCTCTTTAGCCCACTGgaaccttgtttttttctgtttaggtgTTAAAGATGgttcatgtctgtttttctctgtatgtAAATCCTATTTACTTCAGCCAATTAACTCTTGTTTCtgcttctttgttgttgtttttttcttcttcttctgttttttttttatctatttattttttgtacattttctgtATTATATTGCCTTAAGTTTTTCGTCCAGGTCTTTCTTGGTCTACCATTATGTTTCCACAGATAAACAGTGCACTGTGTGTTCCAGGTTGCACTGGTGGATAAGGCTGGCAGGCGCACTCTGACGTTGGTTGGTCTGGGAGGGATGTGCTGCTGTGCTGTAGCAATGACAGTTGGTCTCAGATTCCAGGTTTGTTTAATCTAGTGTCACACTTTGCTTTGAGGCACAGAGACAAATGTAATGTGAGCATAAGCaaatattaacaaacaaaaagaaaacaaagcataaaTCATGGAGGTGACTCTACTGAACCAGCTTTAGTAGCAGATGAAGTTTGCTTAAAATTGATTTTGAAGGCCAATAACTCACCTGTTTATTTCTCTTAGTATGACTTCTCATGGATGAGCTATGTTAGCATGTCAGCCATCTTCCTCTTCGTGAGTTTCTTTGAGATTGGTCCTGGTCCCATTCCATGGTTCATAGTGGCTGAACTGTTCAGTCAGGGACCTCGGCCTGCAGCCATCGCCCTTGCAGGCTGCTGTAACTGGACCAGTAACTTCATCATAGCCATGGCCTTTCCATACATACAGGTATGTAGCAGGTCTATAAACTTGTGATGTTGGTTGGCATGTCTTTGTTTCAGTAACACAAAAATCAAAAcctctctctgtttttctctttgtaaatgttttcatcaggCTTGGATGGGTTGTTACGTGTTCATCCTCTTTGCTGTGTTGCTTTTTGGCTTCacgttgtttatttatttccgGGTCCCTGAGACAAAAGGCAAAACCTTCGAGGAGATCGCTGCTGTCTTCCACAAGAAGCGTCACATCCAAAAGGACAATACTGAACTTGAACAGCTCAAAACATCCACAGATGCTTAAGATAGTTGCTAGCTGCAAGTTTTCCATGTACTattgattaaatataaaataggTGTCATTCACATGGTGAAAAAAGACACCTTTGACTTACAAATAAATATCAGTTACACCTGAAGCAAAGTTTACAGAAACTCTAAATATCACCATTATTGCAGTATTGTGGGTTGATAAATTGGATGTAATCAGttgaaaacaaattatataaGTAATATTTCTTTGAAAGAGGTTAAATATGTTGACCTTGTGGCCCAACTCTACAGTTCACCTCTGCTCTGATCTTTATAGGATCTTTTATTCCTGCGGTGCAGACATCTTAGACTAAGCAAAAGATTTCTGGTTCAAGATATATCTCTCACTCAGCTCATTCTCAGAATTAAAATTAGAATCAGAAATAGACAAATATAAATGGTCTTGaattaaaaaggtttattataaTTAGTTGTAGTTTCCATCACATAATATGGTGTTAGCTTCCACAAAACAAtcactgaataaaaatgtcattttaaaaatgctgaagtCTATTTTGTAACAATTGCACATATTGTACGTACgaacaaatgtttaaatttaatcatttctgaTGAGAATGGTCCGTACCTTCCTGCTCCTAGAAGC comes from Melanotaenia boesemani isolate fMelBoe1 chromosome 20, fMelBoe1.pri, whole genome shotgun sequence and encodes:
- the slc2a2 gene encoding solute carrier family 2, facilitated glucose transporter member 2, with protein sequence METGKQLTGTLAVAVFTAALGSLQYGYSLGVINAPQKVIERHYARSLGLWSDRSALSENSTEETDSPGVERHSAVVMYWSLSVAIFSIGGMVSSFLVGFVGDLKGRVKGMLMVNVLAVAAGLLMGLCKMWKPHIMVISGRAVMGFYCGLTSGLVPMYIGEIAPKAYRGALGTLHQLAIVIGILISQVIGLDFILGNDDMWPLLLGLSGAPAILQSLLLPLCPESPRYLYILLGKEEEARKSLHRLKGAYDPTPDLEEMRREKEEADKEPRVSIRSLIFSSVYRQQLFVALMMHLSQQLSGINAIFYYSTDIFSQAGVSQPVYATIGVGVINTVFTMVSVALVDKAGRRTLTLVGLGGMCCCAVAMTVGLRFQYDFSWMSYVSMSAIFLFVSFFEIGPGPIPWFIVAELFSQGPRPAAIALAGCCNWTSNFIIAMAFPYIQAWMGCYVFILFAVLLFGFTLFIYFRVPETKGKTFEEIAAVFHKKRHIQKDNTELEQLKTSTDA